GCGTCGGTACCACGATCCCGATTGCTACTATATTATTCCACACTGCCTGCATCTTAATAAGCCGCCGCATCACATGGTACATCTGCACCCGAACGGGAATGAACGCGTCCACACGAAAGAACTCCATCATTATAGTTTCATTACTGGGTTCATTATTGCTAGTCGGAACTACAACGGGAACGGGCAATGTGAGTGTTCCTGTCATTGGAAAGAATTCGTCATCATTGTGACTTGTGGAGTTCGCACTCGTTGCTGTGGGAGGGAGGGGTGCCACACCTGCAGCCGATACTTCACCTCTCAAGCGCACTGCGTTAAGGTATGAGTGCCACGCACAACTCCAACTTTCGTGCTGAAGCTGTGGTCGCTCCGGGGAAAACCCGTACGGCCGCAACCGCAACTCCCCTGATGAAAAACAGGACTCCTGTCGCCGTTGGTGGTTGGGTGATGCCTCATCATCAAGTTCCCTTATCGTTTGCTTTACAGTTGCAGTGATTGAAGGACACACCTTTGCATGAAAATGTGAGAGCGTCACGGCGCGGCTGCTGCCAATGTTAAGCAGAACAGGGCAAAAAGGCCTACGTGTTGTTAACGACATGCGCATAAGGCGCCCATACAGGACTATGTTTCCCCCAGGGTTATACGCGTGGAAGCTGGGGTGCCACTGAATGCCTTTACTCGtcctattattatattcGAGCAAACCGTCGATCAACACACACGCCGCGTAGTTTGATGCGTAGGagaggcaaaaagaaaagaaaaaaggtagaACAATATTAAGCTGCACCCAATTGACGCAGCACCCCAGAAACAAAACCGGTAGAAGCACATATTGTTTGTTAGGAATGTATTATTATCGCTACACATCCGGAATCGCTAACCACGgaacacacaacaacaaataagtGAACCGAGCTGTGCGCCCACACTGGTGTACGGGAGAAGTGAGGAGTGGCATCATACCCTTCCCCATTGTCAATGTTTCACTATTTTCCCACTACCATCTCTCATCCATCAGGTAGCCCGTAGGCGGACGTTCGTGTACGCCCGTTTACTGCTTTGAAAGAAGCAGCGACTTCTTGGTTTCAGTCCACCAACTGCCCCAACTCCTCAGCGCTTAGCGGTGTCGTGACGGACGCCACAATAGGTTTTATCACCTCCATGAACTGCTCCACATCGACCCGCACTTTGCAGTCCACATGCCCACCACCCATCCAAAACACTGCCGGTGTAAGTTGTAAGATTTTGTCGCTCAGAATTACTGGAATTTCCGTCGGTGTGCCGAATGGAGCGACAGCGCCGTGACCAAAGCCGGTTAACTGTAGTGCAACATCTGGCGCGGCAAGGCGAAAGTTGAACTTTTTCTTGCCAAGTCCCTCGTTCAAACCCTTCACATGCCGCATGACCATCTCCGCGTCAAACTTCTCCGTGTAGGGGTACACAATAAGATAGTACCGAGAGTTTTCTCGGACGCCGCAATCCTTGTTGGTGCAGTGAGTATTTTCCATGAGAATTGACTTGCACAGATGATGAACGCTGGGGGCGGCAAGCTCGTCCCGACGCCACTGCAGCGTGTGCTGATAGTAGTCGGAGGGCACCCAACGAAAAACTGCAGTGGTGAGGGAATGCTCGATGCACCAGCGACGCAGAGCCGCCACTTCGGGAGTATCCTGAGGGCATGGCTGGAGTTCCTTTAAGTCACAAGGGTCACGATGATGTGCCACTGCCGTTGCCTCATTCCTGGGAGTTGTATTTGCATTCTGCTGCCCTTCGCCCAGTGATGCCAAGGCCTTCCTCAACTTATTGATATTATTCTCCATGAGTGTATATCGCTGAACCAGCGCCTGGATGCGGGTTTCCACACTTGtcatttttatcttttcccttAGTTATTTCTCTGATGGGGTAAATATGTGCCTTCCGCCTCGTGGGTCTCTCTACTAGTTCGCATTAATAACCACGTAGGGGGGCGGAGGAATAATATACCAAATGCGCGCCCTTAGGGTGACACCAGGGAACAGGTGCTTCTTGCAACTTTCATTTATTAAACATAGTCTTCCCTTATGCCTGCGAATGAAGAACTGCAAACTTACAAAACAGTGGCACCAGATCCATTGAGCCACAAAAACATGGCAACCCATACCTACCTACACGAATACGATTAATTCACGCGGTGCGGTCCACCTTAAATACACCGCTGAGCAGTTCCAAACGGGCCCAAACACGTGCACTATCAACGGCACTAGTGTGACCCTACAAAGCGTAACAGCAGGTGTTTCTCAACAAcaaggaaacacaaaacatctcaacacacacacacacacacgtcaTGGCGCCAACCGCCTCGGATCACGGGGAAATAGTGAAACACGCCTGATGTCACGCGCACCCAAGAGAAAAAGCACGATACGTTCAAGTCCGAGGCCGAAGCCACCGTGTGGCCACGCACCGTACCGGAATGAGTCCACGTAGTCCCTCATATGTGCTGCTTCCATTCGCCGCTGCTCCATGCTATGAATGAGCTGCGCCACGTCGTGTATCCGCTGCCCGCCGCTACAAATTTCCTCTCCACGCAAATACATATCGAAGCCACAGGCTACACCCTCTTCACTCGGGTGTGGCATCGTGTAAAAGGGTCGTGCAGCCAGTGGGAATTGATCCACAACGTACAAATCGACGCCGTAGCGTAACCGAATCAACTCCCCGAGTGCCCGCTCCTGGTTGAGGTTGAAGTCGACCACAACCTCTTCGTCACTTTCCCCCACGACCTCTTGTTGCCTTCCAGCGTGTTGATGATCGTTATCCCGGATGAGTTGCAGTGCATCCCTGAATGTCATACGCAGCACCTTTGGCCCGCTTGTACCGATACGCGCATGATAGCGATCCTCCGAGGGTTCAGTCGGCACGGAAGGTGCTATTCGGCTCGCCGCGTCATCAAAACGTATATTGTACATGGCAATTATCTCCTCCGCTACCTCGCATACTATATCTTCACGACGAGGCACCACAGTGCCGCAGTCCTCAGTACTGTCCAACTCCATTAATGCCGCTCGTGCCTGGCTGATCCACTCGGCGTTTTCTGTCTGAAGTTTCCAAATCATGCCGCATAATATTGACTCTAGCACATCCAACAACTCAGTATAGAATTCGTCGACTGTAAATTCAGCATCCAGTCCTGTGAACTCCGTGAGATGACGATGCGTAAGACTCTTCTCCGCGCGGAAAACGGGCCCAATTTCGAACACTCGCATACCATCACCCATTATTGCCATTTGCTTGTACAACTGAGGCGACTGCGCCAAGAAGGCTTGACGACCAAAGTAATCCAGTGAGAAGAGCGCACTACCACCCTCTGATGCTGTGCCTATGATCTTTGGCGTGTGAAGTTCCACAAAGTCGCGGGACAAAAGCTGCGTGCGGAAGCTCTGCGCAGCGGCTGAAACCAGACGTATCATAGCAACCGCCAACGGTGTTCGCATGTCGATGTATCGGTTGTTCAGGCGCGTGTCCAGCTTCGCGTTCTGGTCGTGAAGCGGAAAAGGAAGCGGTACAGCTGCCTTGCTCACAACTTCTATAGATGTCGCATGCAGTTCATAGTTCGAGCAACTGACGGATGTCACGGGTCGCTCAGTAGGTTTGATTACACCAATAACATCAACAATAGACTCAGGCGTAAGTTCCTTCACCTTGTGTGAGATTTCAGCCCCAGCAGCTACAACTTGAATGGAGTGCGATGGTGGTTGGCGGAGTTGAATGAAAGCCAGCTTGCCGCGGACACGAAAATTCTCCACACGACCGCGAACCCTTGCCGATGCCGCTGATTGTAACGCGCCGCGCTGTATGGCAGCAACACCCACCATGGGTGGCTTTCCTGTAGCGCTGCAACACCAGCGATGGATGTTGAGGAGTTTCAAAGTTGGAAACGGCGAGAAGCTCGGCCAGAAACGATAcatttgactttttttttcccccccaaCACTGACCCCGGCACCTTCTGCAGCGCGATGC
The genomic region above belongs to Trypanosoma brucei brucei TREU927 chromosome 10, whole genome shotgun sequence and contains:
- a CDS encoding aspartyl-tRNA synthetase, putative, which produces MYRFWPSFSPFPTLKLLNIHRWCCSATGKPPMVGVAAIQRGALQSAASARVRGRVENFRVRGKLAFIQLRQPPSHSIQVVAAGAEISHKVKELTPESIVDVIGVIKPTERPVTSVSCSNYELHATSIEVVSKAAVPLPFPLHDQNAKLDTRLNNRYIDMRTPLAVAMIRLVSAAAQSFRTQLLSRDFVELHTPKIIGTASEGGSALFSLDYFGRQAFLAQSPQLYKQMAIMGDGMRVFEIGPVFRAEKSLTHRHLTEFTGLDAEFTVDEFYTELLDVLESILCGMIWKLQTENAEWISQARAALMELDSTEDCGTVVPRREDIVCEVAEEIIAMYNIRFDDAASRIAPSVPTEPSEDRYHARIGTSGPKVLRMTFRDALQLIRDNDHQHAGRQQEVVGESDEEVVVDFNLNQERALGELIRLRYGVDLYVVDQFPLAARPFYTMPHPSEEGVACGFDMYLRGEEICSGGQRIHDVAQLIHSMEQRRMEAAHMRDYVDSFRYGAWPHGGFGLGLERIVLFLLGARDIRRVSLFPRDPRRLAP